The genomic DNA GGAGTACTTCTTAATGAAaaccgtgctcaggcacggtcgcgaaaaaaaattAACAGCTAGGAGTAGAGAGATTCTTTCGATTGGCATCGCGTCGACGTCGATCTGATTAAGCGGGCACGGTTCTTGTTTCTTGATTGATTTTGGTGAGGTCTTCGCGGAGATCTTCCGGGTGCTGAAGCCGGGGGGAGTGTGCATCGTGAGCTTCAGCAACCGGATGTTCTACGAGAAGGCGATCGGCGCGTGGCGCGAGGGCACCGCGTCCAGCCGCGTCCAGCTCGTGATGCAGTACTTCCAGTGCGTGGAGGGGTTCACGCAGCCCGAGGTGGTCAGGGagctgccggcggccggcgggtcgTCGGCGTCGCCGTTGGACGCCGTGCTGAGGTTGTTCGGCATGGCCAGCTCCGACCCGTTCAACGCCGTCATCTCGTACAGGAACTTCAAGCCAATGTGAAAGCCATAGATAGAGTACTGAAACTTTTGCCCATCGATAGATTACTGAAACTTTTGCCGGTACTGGGGGATCTGTTCCATCTGTACAATGATCAGGTAGTACCGAGAAAGATACTATGTCTGTatcagggttaaccatttcgttttccggtcaaatcccggtgtttagcggaaacggaattccgttccgaaatttcggtaaatttcggcgaatttcgttgaatttcggtcgaaatttgttgaattttgaatttgaaaacgaaatataccgaaaaataccgaaatttcggatcccggtaactagcggaaatgaaaaattttccgaaatttcggcgaaatttcgccgaaattgttaaccctggTCTGTATACGGTGGAGATCAACTGAAAGTGGAGATCAACTGAAAGTTCAGAAGCTGAGATATCATACACCGAACAACGGACTCAGACATATACTGGGAACCCATTTTATTGCAGAAAGCACACGTTCTTCAACATTATTGGTTAACCAACAACGAACTAAAACTGCCTAGCTATTCAGAAGAAGAAACTTGATGCTCCACATCGTAGCGAGAATGTGGGATCATATATACAGACAGAGACATCCCGAGGTCCAGACTCGGGAACAGTAGGGCCTTTAGGGATCTTGCAACTGGGCCGAGCGGCTGGTCAGAGGGACGTAGCGCACGGAGGCGTCGTTCCGGATGCTGATCGATCTGTCAGCGTTCTTGTCCACCACCTGCAGATCCTGGAAGTAGGTGCCCACTGGTATGACCATCCGACCACCAGGCTTCAGCTGATCAAGCAGAGGCTGAGGGATATCAGGTGCCGCCGCACCCACATGGATCGCGTCGTAGGGGGCAGCATCTGGAAAGCCAAGCCTGCCATCTGCAGTATCGAGAATAGTCCAACATCTTAAGCTTAGGTGATCTCAGAGTTTACTGATATGAATAAAGCAGTTTACATGCTCTAGCTAAGGAGCATCAGAAACACATTTTGGGAGTGAAAATATAATATGAAAGATTCAACATTTTATTCGGAAATGTGTTATTTGATAGTCTCCATTATCCATTTGGCACAACTGCAACGTGtactaaagttttttttttaaaaaaataaatactaGCAAAGATTCAATTCTGTTCAAAGAAAAACTGCACTGCAAACTGCCTATGCAAACTGCCTACTGTAGTCCTCACAGAGCATGTCTACACTAAATTAAAAAATTTTAAATCAGCACTTtaagataaaattttaaatcaCTAAAGTACTCAAATAGCACGCCATGGCAGTAAACAGGAACCAATAGTAGCCAATGTTGCTTCATCATAACATGTATACTGAAAAAAAGACTGAAGTCAATATAGAAGCTTTACTAGTGGAAGCGCAATTTATTTTCCTTAATGCATTCAGTGGCTCGATGTATTACAAACGCACCAGTTAGCATACCTGCAACATGAAAAGAGAGCGACCTATCCTTCAGTAGTGGAGCTGCAGCACTTTTTTGGACATTTTCAATAGCGGAAGCAACAATTTCAGGGATATGTTCAATTCCCACCGCACGGCCTTCTGGTCCAACCATCATTGCAAAACAAGCTGTCAAGTAGCCACTACCTGCAAGGTGACAGGAATGCAAGTCGATGACAGCAGTTAGGGGAAAAATTGAAAACTAGAAGTTGGCAAATTGTTCACTCAGTCGTAATTCCAGATGAACAGAGTATTGGCAACACACCTGATCCCACATCCAGAGCATGCATGCCTGGCTGCAAATGATCCTTCAGTAGTTCCAAGCAGGTCGCATGCATGTGAGGAGCAGATATTGTCGCATTGAAACCAATTGGCATAGGACTGTCAATGTAAGGGGTACCCTCTTGCACAAATAACGCTCTATCAATTGTTTCCATTACTTCAGCCACTTTATCAGTCCTAACGGCACCATACTGCTTTAGGTAGTCAACCAAAGCTTTGTTCTTGTCCAGTGATGGTTGAGTCCAGTATTGCTGAAAGTTGATCAAGATATGGTGAGATGTGCTCCTTTCTATGTATGAGGATTACATTACAAATTATAGATATAAACAGGCCATCACAGTGATAGTTTGGCATCAATTTATTTTGTCATACTGAAATGTTTTAGCATATAAAAACCAGAAGGACTAGTGTGTCATGATGTCCATtaacaataaagaaaaaaacatgTCTCTTGACTTGACGGAGCAAGTAGCAACTCCAAATTCTCTCTGGATACGTACCAATGTACCAAAGAGTTTCAGTAAGATGTGAGCTTCTGATAAAACTTGTCCGTAGTAGGGAACTATGAACTAGGGGCACATCTGATAGAAGATGGTTAATGGCTAGCACTGAATTTCAGCTCCCCTCAAACAATGAAGGGTAAGTATATATTCTAGAATCAGGAATTGACTTAAACCGAATCGTGCAGGTGAGACTAATCCAAACGATGCTGGTTGCTCTCACTCTCAAATTCAACCTCCAACTCAGTTCCTCTTCGGCTGCTTAACCTAACCAGTAAGCGCAACCATCCAATTTTCGGAAGCCACTAACAAGCGACAGTGCGTGGCAATCCGGGAGCGAAATGTTAggttgatctccttcctaataggcccaacggcctattaggcccttaaaccgcgccctgatcgggggcgtccaacccttaatggttggtgggcccccgctgcacagcgccaAAATAAAAGGGGTGAGGGGCCGGCGGCACACGGCACGAGGTTCGCCGTGCCGCCTACACCCTCACCCACAGAAACCCTAAGCCGATCTACtagggggcgctggagcagtgggaatccgccgccgctgcagtcgACTCCGTCTAGCCGTCGCTGCTACCGTCCTCGACACCGTCGCCCCTGCATCGACCTCACTGCGTCActcgtcgccgcctttgagcggatctccatcagCGAACAAGGGATGGCCGGCTCAAACTCCTCTGGTGGCGCCGAAGGTTTCtctactctctttctctctatgTATTTCCGTAGATCTAGGATCTCTTGTACTCAGAAtcatagaaaagagaaagaaatcccgCTCGATCCGTACACAGTGTTGATCCTAGATTCTAACATTGGTATCAGAGGCCTACACTAAGTGTAGATCGAGATGGGAAGTGTAGATTCGGTCacgaatcaaaagaatcaagactCAGAAAAGCAATTCGATGCaaatcgaaaaagaaaagaaaagtcgtaaccctaaccctaaccctagaggtGAAAAGGCGCGGGGCCTACCTGGTCCGCGTGTCACTGCCGCCGCCGGTACGCGGGACGcgtttgcgccgccgctcgccggacaTCTCGGCACAGAGAAGCCGCCGCTTGCCGCTCCGGGACGCTGGGGTTGCGCATGTGGGGCTCGAGAGCCTGGCGCCATCCATGGCGAGCTCGACGGTGGCGCGCTCACccaccggcgagcgcgcgcgccggcgagcaagccgcggtggcgccgccctGCCCACTCCGCCGGGCCACCAAGGCCAGCGGCCGTCGCCTCCGTTttgaggagagagaaaggggagggaaagaatgagctagggtttgagggacgccgcgtcgtcgtcggtTTTGATCCGGCGAAACGCGCGGACGGCCGTTCGATCAAGATCGACGGTCCAGATCGCGCCTCGCCTCCTGGGCCGGCAGGCGGCCCATGCGGGCGGGGGGGGAGGAGACACCGCGGCGGGCCGATTCGGCGGCCCGGCCGTTGGCTGTCGGGCCTCGGGCCCAAGGAAAAATGCCCGAGCAGGCCGCGGGCCGTTTCGCTTCTAGGTCGCCTGAACAGTGCTTAGTTTtaatgttttttctatttttccagaagcaatttcaatagttttgattatagtttgatctctattcaatttcgcaccaacgtgtttattgtttagagataaaagtttatagttttgcttctggaaatagaaattcctacatgtttccgctgctaAGATTATATAGTTGCTTTTAtactttaattcgaaccaacgagacaattaaagttTAAGAGCATGGTTAAAAGCTTATTTTAaggattatggtattgttaattttctgaccaacgttgttaattacaatactgtaatttcatagtttttgtgcatttatttctatttctgcccaacggtgatatagatttaattgcataaacagttgtatgttctattttgaccaacgttggaatTTTACATACAATTattgttattatgttctcactattttttgaaattttcagcggggatgaacttgatgggattcatcagtCACATCCCGACTTTAAAAGGAGATaactatggcgaatggatcaagaaggttgatcttgctttcgtctgtggagaagtggatgagataatcaccactccaaagcccactgagccaccggctccagtgagaggagattctgacactgatgctgagtggcagaaaaagcaaagggactatgctcccttaaagatggcttatgatctcgaaaagacaaagtggaacaacgccaacaagaaatgtgtggcagttataaagaacacaattgatcctaacattttgggttcaattggagagtgtgattcagctgcagaataccttgcaaagataaagaatcagtttactggttcttcaaagacttatgctaCACAGATAATAGAGCAGTTGGTCACAAAAaggtactatggcaatgccggtacgataagagatcatatcatggggatgtgtgctttgaactccaagctcaaaccaatggacttggatctcaaagaagagtttatggtgcacctggtgttcgcctctctgccaaaagagtttgcaacgttcgttgtaaactataactcacagccagagaagtggaacatggaaaagTCAATTGCaatgtgtgcacaagaggaagatagactcaagaaacagaatggtgggtctgtcaattttgtgcataataacaagaaaaggcctttccaagctgcttcttcctctaaagctaaagacaaagcccctatgccacagaagtatcagcaacagcgtcagcaacagcgcactccagctcaagatgagtgcttccactgttttgacaaggggcatcgcaaagcagattgtcccgcttatttaaagatgataatggcaaagaatggtgagaatgtaatttcatttgttaatgaatccctgtatttaaagttttctaaatctgcttggtggattgattctggtgcaactgtgcatgttgcaaattctttacagtgattccgttcgacaaggactacgcaaagaagcgaaagacacattaaagtcgcgaacggagtacaagcagatgttgaagctgttggcgatgtctccattgagctagttaatggtttcatgcttgtattaaaagatgttttatttgttccttcgcttcaaagaaacttgatcagtgtatcacgcttagacacagatggttttggttgtcattttgcgaatggcaaatgtgaactatggtttgataataattgtattggtgatgctgtcctttacaatgatctttatttattatctatgcgtgataaagtgcattctgtatgtaatgtgaatgtgaatgaatccttgtcagagaaagaaacaaagaaaagaaagagaactcaagatacttcatcgaaattatggcactgtcgtttaggccatatttcgagggggagaattgaaagattagtgaaaagtgaaattcttccacaactagagttctctgatcttgaacaatgcgttgaatgcattaaaggaaaattagtaaagcaaattaaaaagggtgccaaacgaagtgcaggaacgttagaaataattcacactgatatatgtggaccgttttctgtgaaaagtgtggatggctatgattcgttcataacattcacagacgattactcccgctatggttacatttatccaattaaagaaagatctgaagcattggataaatttaaaatattcaaagctgaggttgaaaatcagcttgacaaaaggattaaaatagtaagatcagaccgtggaggggagtactacggtcgacataccccttatggacaagttcctggaccttttgcgaggtttttacaggaaaatggtatagttgcccaatactctacaccgggggagcctcagcaaaatggagtagctgaaaggcgcaaccgtacactaatggatatggtgcgcagtatgatgagttattcttcattgccattgagtctgtggatggaggcgttgaaaaccgccatccatattctcaacagagtgccaagcaaatcagtgcccaaaacaccgtatgagctatggacaggaagagaaccctcactgactcacctacgggtctgggggagcccagctgaggctaaagtgtttaatccaaatattggaaaactggattccaaaactgtaagctgccactttataggctatcctgaaaagtcgaaaggttttcgtttctactgcccagacagacatacaaagtttgtagaaacgagacatgctgtctttctagaaa from Panicum virgatum strain AP13 chromosome 7N, P.virgatum_v5, whole genome shotgun sequence includes the following:
- the LOC120682095 gene encoding protein-L-isoaspartate O-methyltransferase-like isoform X2 translates to MCLAAASPWRCCRSFLPSSAALPRRFLRGLLGGPAPTRPYPPSATNLLRRCIPFHRMAQYWTQPSLDKNKALVDYLKQYGAVRTDKVAEVMETIDRALFVQEGTPYIDSPMPIGFNATISAPHMHATCLELLKDHLQPGMHALDVGSGSGYLTACFAMMVGPEGRAVGIEHIPEIVASAIENVQKSAAAPLLKDRSLSFHVADGRLGFPDAAPYDAIHVGAAAPDIPQPLLDQLKPGGRMVIPVGTYFQDLQVVDKNADRSISIRNDASVRYVPLTSRSAQLQDP
- the LOC120682095 gene encoding protein-L-isoaspartate O-methyltransferase-like isoform X1; amino-acid sequence: MCLAAASPWRCCRSFLPSSAALPRRFLRGLLGGPAPTRPYPPSATNLLRRCIPFHRMAQYWTQPSLDKNKALVDYLKQYGAVRTDKVAEVMETIDRALFVQEGTPYIDSPMPIGFNATISAPHMHATCLELLKDHLQPGMHALDVGSGSGYLTACFAMMVGPEGRAVGIEHIPEIVASAIENVQKSAAAPLLKDRSLSFHVAGMLTDGRLGFPDAAPYDAIHVGAAAPDIPQPLLDQLKPGGRMVIPVGTYFQDLQVVDKNADRSISIRNDASVRYVPLTSRSAQLQDP